Proteins from a single region of Styela clava chromosome 1, kaStyClav1.hap1.2, whole genome shotgun sequence:
- the LOC120341200 gene encoding uncharacterized protein LOC120341200 yields the protein MNEYSSRDSAMKFSKKSPLDTAITTKIIYELTKCYGETSDESVKFQFMLDVGCGSGRSTRAFSPNFNSILGFDVSSEQIKLAQEMELEENVAYVVGNSDAFPCDDKSVDLVTSCFSLHFMDVSKFVEECERVLKPKGMVAAYGFVISDIELENGDIDSKSGYGVFQDFYFQPLTDYVKKMNHPEQHVCDRFQALYNGIDTKLQKWWDDKLKFEIRTNFKEFKKDCMVVPIFQKFSESFPVNAYDTLFRKLKKYWEIPNMKDEDVAVKITFSLFSIFMKK from the coding sequence ATGAATGAATATAGCAGCAGAGACTCCGCTATGAAATTCTCCAAGAAATCACCGTTGGATACTGCGATAACTACAAAAATTATATACGAGTTAACAAAATGCTACGGCGAAACATCCGATGAGAGTGTAAAGTTTCAATTTATGCTCGACGTTGGATGCGGTAGTGGAAGGTCGACCAGAGCTTTTTCGCCTAATTTTAATTCAATCTTAGGATTTGACGTCAGTTCTGAGCAAATAAAACTAGCCCAGGAGATGGAATTGGAAGAAAACGTGGCTTACGTCGTTGGCAACTCCGATGCTTTTCCCTGTGACGACAAAAGCGTCGATTTGGTCACAAGTTGTTTTTCTTTGCATTTCATGGATGTATCAAAATTTGTAGAGGAATGCGAAAGGGTGCTAAAGCCCAAAGGCATGGTTGCTGCATACGGCTTTGTGATATCAGATATTGAATTGGAAAACGGCGATATAGATTCAAAATCAGGATATGGTGTTTTCCAGGACTTTTACTTTCAACCGCTAACTGATTACgtgaaaaaaatgaatcacCCGGAGCAACACGTTTGTGATCGCTTTCAAGCTTTATACAACGGAATCGACACAAAATTGCAGAAATGGTGGGATgacaaattgaaatttgagaTTCGCACTAACTTTAAAGAGTTTAAAAAAGACTGTATGGTTGTGCcaatatttcagaaattttcTGAAAGTTTCCCGGTGAATGCCTATGATACATTATTCCGAAAGTTGAAGAAGTATTGGGAAATTCCAAATATGAAAGATGAGGATGTTGCTGTGAAAATAACCTTttcattgttttccatttttatgaaaaaataa
- the LOC120341180 gene encoding putative methyltransferase DDB_G0268948 yields MNEYNNRDIVTCYAKKREWAEAVPETIMHELRKSCNMPVEENIPFQKMVDAGCGSGRSTRIFAPYFHSVVGFDISLEQIQMAQESEQNDNVTYVTGTEDNFPCENESVDLVASSFAIHYMDTEKFVAECKRVLKPNGIVAAYGLAVLDLILDDCNENISLSGMDIYNEYYLKPLTEFVHELNHPQKHAIDKYQSIYDSITGMKKWRNDIVEFDNTCTLNDLKSQFQCIPIFRKFHESFSESPIDILCKKLKELWKMKEENDADVKIKLTFSVFIVFLKQLP; encoded by the coding sequence ATGAACGAATATAATAACCGAGATATTGTTACATGTTACGCTAAGAAACGAGAATGGGCAGAAGCAGTGCCGGAGACAATTATGCATGAGCTGCGAAAGAGTTGCAATATGCCTGTCGAAGAAAATATCCCATTTCAGAAGATGGTAGACGCTGGATGTGGAAGTGGAAGATCAACGCGAATCTTCGCGCCGTATTTCCATTCAGTTGTCGGATTTGATATAAGTCTGGAACAAATTCAAATGGCACAAGAATCAGAACAGAATGATAACGTAACGTATGTGACCGGAACAGAAGACAATTTTCCATGTGAAAACGAAAGCGTAGACTTGGTTGCAAGCTCTTTTGCTATTCATTACATGGACACAGAAAAATTTGTTGCCGAATGCAAGAGGGTGTTAAAACCCAATGGAATTGTAGCTGCGTATGGTCTAGCGGTTTTGGATCTTATACTTGACGATTGCAATGAGAATATTTCTCTGTCTGGAATGGATATTTATAATGAATACTACCTGAAACCTCTTACTGAATTCGTTCACGAATTGAATCATCCACAAAAGCACGCCATTGACAAATATCAGTCAATTTATGATAGCATTACTGGAATGAAAAAGTGGAGAAACGATATTGTAGAATTTGACAATACGTGTACTCTGAATGACCTCAAGTCTCAATTCCAGTGCATTCCTATCTTTCGCAAGTTCCATGAAAGTTTTTCTGAAAGCCCGATTGATATTTTGTGCAAAAAGTTGAAAGAGTTGTGGAAGATGAAGGAAGAAAACGATGCAGATGTCAAAATCAAATTGACTTTTTCTGTGTTCATCGTATTTTTGAAACAATTACCCTGA
- the LOC120339192 gene encoding uncharacterized protein LOC120339192, with protein MGACCSSDLRERRGRPRTHQEKPKKTKPSRPRRKNKIKQSPVKIIVTPPTPEKKFRSSETDISEENATKQDSKEKKTSKAMDDGAPTSSNSDFNPAMDRFRALRGQEVSGMRRASHAGFDSHRMVNLARRQSLPAHLLVPDDSQRKLHNSSACVNLIQEFHSMKVVSKDGSEHYMDEKLQNILRQLKKTPSTQVQQQDTHVDDELFTPDDNEVKRSSSQENVKKFDDKAEGRDKMRRTSSDTKVGAVDIADPEGSDEEE; from the exons ATGGGCGCTTGTTGTAGTTCAGACTTACGAGAAAGAAGAGGGCGGCCAAGAACTCATCAAGAAAAACCCAAGAAAACCAAACCTTCCAGGCCACGCCGTAAAAACAAGATAAAACAATCGCCCGTTAAGATCATCGTCACACCGCCTACCCCAGAGAAAAAG TTCCGCTCAAGCGAAACAGATATATCAGAAGAAAACGCAACTAAACAAGATTCAAAAG AAAAGAAAACAAGCAAAGCGATGGATGACGGAGCGCCGACGAGTAGT AATTCTGATTTTAATCCTGCTATGGACAGATTTCGGGCCCTTCGTGGCCAGGAAGTATCTGGCATGCGCAGAGCTAGTCATGCAGGTTTCGACTCTCATCGCATGGTGAATTTAGCAAGACGTCAATCTCTGCCG GCTCATCTTCTTGTGCCGGACGACTCACAAAGAAAACTGCACAATAGTTCAGCCTGTGTTAATTTGATCCAGGAATTCCATTCCATGAAAGTTGTAAGCAAAGATGGAAGTGAACATTATATGGACGA aaaacttcaaaatattctgCGGCAATTGAAGAAAACTCCGAGTACTCAAGTTCAACAACAGGATACTCATGTCGACGATGAACTCTTCACGCCAGATGACAATGAAGTAAAAAGATCATCGTCCCAAGAGAATGTTAAAAAATTTGACGA tAAAGCCGAAGGGCGGGATAAAATGAGAAGAACAAGTTCCGACACCAAAGTCGGAGCTGTTGATATTGCAGACCCAGAGGGAAGCGACGAAGAAGAATGA
- the LOC120338926 gene encoding alanine aminotransferase 2-like: protein MLIKIQRHLLRSFYNMANERGIASSSAAYNKILTLDNMNPHIKNVQYAVRGPIVVRAGQLRKEVEEGAKKPFTEVISANIGDAHAMGQNSVTFLRQVVALCAYPELLKSNDFPSDAKERAKRLLGGCGGGSIGAYSASQGIEIVRNDAAAYIEKRDGGIPANPNDIFLCTGASDGVVAMLKLLVAGEGKNRTGVMIPIPQYPLYSATLSELDAHQISYYLDEDNNWALSIDELERSYNEAKKTCNPKVLCVINPGNPTGQVLSRDNIEKVIRFAVSKGLFIMADEVYQDNVYADGCSFHSFKKVLFSLGEEFSSNVELASFHSISKGYMGECGFRGGYMEAVNLHPGVKEELRKLVSCRLCPPVTGQVALDIVVNPPSPGQPSYEKFIAEKTKNLTDLADKAKLTAEMFNKIPGIKCNAVQGAMYSFPRITIPPKAIEAAKDAGEAPDSFYAMQLLEETGICVVPGSGFGQLPGTHHFRMTILPPKAKMDSLFKLFHDFHTKFTERYGGECGDK, encoded by the coding sequence ATGTTAATTAAGATTCAAAGACACTTGTTGCGAAGTTTTTACAACATGGCAAACGAACGAGGCATAGCGAGTAGCTCGGCTGcatataacaaaatattgacGTTAGATAACATGAATCCGCACATTAAAAACGTGCAATATGCCGTCCGTGGCCCCATTGTGGTTCGGGCAGGACAACTCCGGAAAGAAGTCGAAGAGGGAGCAAAGAAACCGTTCACTGAGGTGATATCTGCAAACATTGGAGATGCTCATGCTATGGGTCAAAACTCTGTTACATTCTTGAGACAGGTGGTTGCGTTATGTGCATATCCTGAGCTTTTGAAATCCAACGACTTTCCCAGTGATGCAAAGGAAAGAGCGAAGCGATTGCTAGGGGGATGTGGTGGCGGAAGTATTGGTGCTTATTCAGCGAGTCAAGGAATTGAGATAGTTCGCAATGATGCAGCCGCATATATTGAAAAGCGGGATGGTGGGATTCCTGCCAATCcaaatgatatatttttgtgtaCTGGAGCAAGTGATGGGGTGGTTGCAATGCTGAAGCTTCTTGTTGCGGGGGAGGGGAAAAACAGAACTGGGGTCATGATACCTATTCCGCAATATCCTCTATACTCTGCCACATTATCAGAATTGGATGCTCATCAAATTTCATACTACTTGGATGAGGATAATAATTGGGCCCTGAGTATTGATGAACTTGAGAGATCATATAACGAAGCAAAGAAGACTTGTAATCCTAAAGTTTTGTGTGTCATTAACCCTGGAAACCCAACTGGTCAAGTTCTAAGTCGAGATAACATTGAAAAAGTTATTCGTTTTGCTGTTAGCAAGGGTCTGTTTATCATGGCCGATGAAGTGTACCAAGACAATGTATACGCCGATGGTTGCTCTTTCCATTCATTCAAAAAAGTTCTTTTCAGCCTTGGCGAAGAGTTTAGTTCAAATGTTGAACTAGCATCATTTCATTCTATATCAAAAGGATATATGGGAGAATGTGGTTTTCGTGGTGGATATATGGAAGCAGTCAACTTACATCCTGGAGTCAAAGAGGAACTCAGGAAATTGGTCTCTTGTCGCCTTTGTCCTCCTGTAACAGGCCAGGTTGCACTTGATATTGTTGTAAATCCCCCATCTCCCGGTCAACCATCTTATGAAAAATTCATAGCAGAGAAAACAAAGAACTTGACAGATCTTGCTGACAAAGCCAAACTAACTGCTGAAATGTTCAACAAAATCCCTGGAATTAAGTGCAATGCAGTGCAAGGAGCCATGTATTCTTTCCCTCGTATTACAATACCACCCAAAGCTATTGAAGCGGCGAAAGATGCAGGTGAAGCTCCTGATAGCTTTTATGCTATGCAGCTTTTGGAAGAAACCGGAATTTGTGTCGTCCCTGGCAGCGGGTTTGGCCAATTACCAGGAACACATCATTTTAGAATGACCATTCTACCACCTAAAGCGAAAATGGATTCTCTATTCAAACTTTTCCACGACTTTCATACAAAATTCACTGAGCGTTATGGTGGAGAATGTGGTGACAaataa